Proteins encoded by one window of Archaeoglobus veneficus SNP6:
- a CDS encoding ammonium transporter has product MLPAIAADPSGAETLKENPEAPVDFVWVLVCGFLVMFMQPGFAMLEAGFARAKNVANVMMKNLMDFAVGSLAFFAVGYALLMGDSFHLLFGTTGFFLSGDAYDVNTLMLWFFMLVFAATAATIVSGAIAERPKFSTYLIYSAAVTAIIYPIYGHWLWGGGWLSSADFMTELGGGYGALDFAGSGVVHALGGYVALAACLLIGPRIGKYDEFGNPRPIPGHSLAFAVIGTFILWFGWFGFNPGSTLSAHELRISVIAVNTNLAAAAGAVTAMLITWKKLGKPDVGMTCNGAIGGLVAITAPCAWVQPWAAVVIGIVAGFIACYGYWWLERRGIDDVVGAVPVHGFNGTWGLIALGLFADGTYGVYTTDGPLVTGLLYGNAGFFICQVISAIVNFAWAFGTGLILFYILKKTIGLRVSPEEELLGLDISEHAAIAYPDFVYAESARGIVIKPRR; this is encoded by the coding sequence ATGCTGCCAGCGATAGCAGCGGATCCAAGTGGAGCAGAGACTCTCAAGGAAAACCCAGAAGCTCCCGTTGACTTCGTATGGGTACTTGTTTGCGGATTTCTTGTCATGTTCATGCAGCCCGGCTTTGCGATGCTTGAGGCGGGCTTTGCAAGAGCCAAGAACGTGGCAAACGTGATGATGAAGAACCTCATGGACTTCGCAGTGGGCAGCTTGGCGTTCTTCGCTGTTGGTTACGCACTGCTGATGGGAGATAGCTTTCATTTGCTCTTTGGCACCACGGGATTCTTCCTATCTGGCGATGCGTACGACGTCAACACGCTGATGCTCTGGTTCTTTATGCTGGTGTTCGCAGCAACTGCCGCAACAATAGTTTCCGGAGCCATTGCAGAAAGGCCAAAGTTCTCAACGTACTTGATATACAGCGCCGCCGTTACCGCGATAATCTATCCGATATACGGCCACTGGCTCTGGGGTGGAGGTTGGCTGAGCAGTGCTGACTTCATGACGGAGCTGGGAGGCGGATATGGAGCACTGGACTTCGCTGGAAGCGGAGTTGTGCATGCATTGGGCGGTTATGTGGCGCTGGCAGCATGCCTGCTGATAGGCCCGAGAATCGGTAAGTACGACGAATTCGGCAATCCAAGGCCGATACCCGGTCACAGCCTTGCATTTGCAGTAATAGGTACATTCATACTGTGGTTCGGCTGGTTCGGTTTCAACCCAGGATCAACGCTTTCAGCCCACGAACTCAGGATTTCGGTGATAGCAGTGAACACAAACCTTGCTGCAGCTGCTGGTGCAGTGACTGCGATGCTCATCACATGGAAGAAGCTCGGCAAGCCGGATGTTGGCATGACGTGCAACGGAGCAATAGGCGGGCTTGTGGCCATCACTGCTCCTTGCGCATGGGTTCAGCCGTGGGCCGCGGTGGTCATAGGGATAGTTGCAGGATTCATTGCATGCTACGGCTACTGGTGGCTTGAGAGACGCGGCATTGACGATGTGGTTGGCGCTGTGCCCGTCCACGGATTCAACGGAACATGGGGTCTGATAGCACTCGGATTGTTTGCGGATGGCACATACGGAGTTTATACCACTGATGGTCCACTTGTAACAGGGCTGCTCTACGGAAACGCGGGCTTCTTCATATGCCAGGTAATAAGTGCGATAGTGAACTTTGCATGGGCGTTCGGTACGGGTCTCATATTGTTCTACATACTGAAGAAGACCATCGGATTGCGCGTATCGCCTGAAGAGGAACTGCTCGGCCTCGACATCAGCGAGCACGCGGCTATAGCCTATCCGGACTTCGTGTACGCGGAGAGCGCCAGAGGTATTGTAATAAAGCCCAGGAGGTGA
- a CDS encoding ammonium transporter has product MGLDSGDTAWILAATALVMLMTPGVGLFYGGMVRRKNVISMISLSFVAFALVSIQWVILGYSLSFGSDIAGFVGGLDYLGLKGVGMDCGDLTVPHLSFMVFQLVFAAITLAILTSAVAERVKLSSFIVLGLLWTTLVYDPLAHWVWGGGWAAEIGALDFAGGTVVHISSGFSALALALVIGRRIGFGEYDMEPHNIPMTLLGAALLWFGWFGFNAGSALAADGLAANAFVVTNTAAAAGALAWLFASWVSGKPSSLGMVSGAVAGLVAITPAAGFVDPMSSIVIGAVAGVICYRAMLFRIRKGLDESLDAWAVHGIGGLWGAIATGIFANEAIGGYSGLIYGNVEQFIAQILGAGAAVTYAFAVTFILAKIVDAAIGLRVSEEEEYVGLDISQHGETAYA; this is encoded by the coding sequence ATGGGACTCGATAGCGGAGATACTGCATGGATACTGGCCGCTACAGCCCTGGTTATGCTGATGACGCCAGGAGTCGGATTGTTTTACGGAGGAATGGTCAGAAGAAAGAACGTTATCTCGATGATTTCCCTGTCGTTCGTAGCCTTTGCATTAGTGAGCATTCAGTGGGTTATTCTTGGTTACAGTCTTTCCTTTGGCTCCGACATAGCAGGATTTGTAGGTGGTCTGGATTATCTCGGGCTAAAAGGAGTGGGCATGGACTGCGGAGATTTAACAGTACCACACCTATCTTTCATGGTATTCCAGCTTGTGTTTGCCGCAATAACCCTTGCAATACTGACAAGTGCTGTTGCAGAGAGGGTAAAGCTGAGCTCGTTTATAGTGCTGGGACTGCTGTGGACTACACTCGTTTACGACCCGCTGGCACACTGGGTATGGGGTGGCGGCTGGGCAGCTGAGATTGGCGCCCTTGACTTCGCAGGAGGTACGGTAGTCCACATAAGTTCCGGATTTTCTGCCTTAGCCTTGGCGCTGGTTATAGGCAGGAGAATCGGATTTGGAGAATACGACATGGAGCCCCACAACATACCGATGACACTACTTGGTGCTGCCTTGCTATGGTTCGGCTGGTTTGGCTTTAACGCTGGAAGTGCTTTAGCAGCAGACGGACTTGCAGCCAACGCGTTCGTTGTTACAAACACCGCTGCTGCGGCCGGAGCTCTTGCCTGGCTGTTTGCAAGCTGGGTGAGTGGAAAGCCGAGCAGCCTGGGAATGGTAAGTGGTGCTGTAGCAGGCTTGGTTGCAATAACGCCTGCAGCCGGCTTCGTTGACCCAATGTCGTCCATAGTGATAGGAGCTGTTGCTGGAGTGATATGTTACAGGGCGATGCTGTTCAGAATAAGAAAGGGGCTGGATGAGAGCCTTGACGCATGGGCCGTCCACGGCATCGGCGGTCTGTGGGGTGCAATCGCTACCGGCATATTCGCCAACGAAGCTATTGGTGGCTACAGCGGTCTGATCTACGGTAACGTTGAGCAGTTCATAGCCCAGATATTAGGCGCTGGAGCGGCAGTAACCTATGCCTTCGCAGTAACCTTCATCCTGGCAAAGATAGTGGATGCAGCAATAGGCCTCAGAGTCAGCGAAGAGGAGGAGTACGTTGGACTGGACATCTCGCAGCACGGTGAGACTGCTTACGCGTGA
- a CDS encoding P-II family nitrogen regulator: MKKIEAVVRPERLEYVKVALEEKGIAGMTVTEVRGRGRQKGMKIQFRGREMEVDLLPKVKIEVVVSDEAVDAAIEAIVSAARTGKVGDGKIFVIPVERVVRVRTGEEGDSAV; the protein is encoded by the coding sequence ATGAAGAAGATAGAGGCAGTAGTCCGCCCTGAGAGGCTCGAATACGTCAAGGTTGCCCTTGAAGAAAAGGGAATCGCGGGAATGACCGTAACGGAAGTTAGAGGGCGAGGAAGACAGAAGGGCATGAAGATACAGTTCAGGGGCAGGGAAATGGAAGTGGACCTGCTGCCAAAGGTTAAGATTGAAGTCGTCGTCAGCGACGAAGCGGTCGATGCGGCCATCGAGGCAATAGTAAGTGCAGCAAGAACTGGAAAGGTCGGAGACGGCAAGATATTCGTCATACCAGTGGAGAGAGTAGTGAGAGTCAGAACAGGAGAAGAGGGAGATTCAGCGGTGTAA
- a CDS encoding DNA double-strand break repair nuclease NurA has protein sequence MQSNRLKGRLMAQIGKFRQFVDSYCSELDEVRKRAMPKLSDIEFFELETGGKWYLDVLRGRRVVGVDGSQIMPLKEVGIPVGAVQVAKVFVVHGKGDHDVDYYSEFVPMEGNVDLKRFQMEAEVLMEEMDGRSWLFFDGSFIPTFSAELSEDLKKKYLNAMLTLVRKSEETRTPLIGYVDRSYAKDLARTLGFDVYDTFLLSEMKPMTYTAPLLSPRRDVGDICYAYMRITPSLPVRIEYPAWMKDEGLHHEVIRVVAAECMLGSTRGYPYILERAHARAVISNEERMYFMKVIGSRGVSFKWMSKVRKVG, from the coding sequence ATGCAGAGCAATAGGCTCAAAGGCCGCCTTATGGCACAGATTGGCAAATTCAGGCAGTTCGTTGATAGTTACTGTTCTGAACTCGATGAGGTCAGAAAGAGGGCAATGCCAAAGCTCTCGGACATAGAGTTCTTCGAACTCGAAACGGGGGGAAAGTGGTACCTCGATGTCCTAAGGGGGAGAAGAGTTGTTGGAGTTGATGGAAGTCAGATCATGCCCCTGAAGGAAGTAGGCATCCCCGTTGGAGCTGTTCAGGTTGCGAAGGTCTTTGTTGTACACGGGAAAGGGGATCACGACGTGGATTATTATTCTGAGTTCGTACCCATGGAAGGTAACGTCGATTTGAAACGTTTCCAGATGGAGGCAGAAGTGCTGATGGAGGAAATGGATGGTAGGAGCTGGCTATTCTTCGATGGCAGCTTTATACCGACGTTCTCAGCAGAACTAAGCGAAGATCTGAAGAAAAAGTACCTGAATGCGATGCTGACACTCGTGAGGAAAAGCGAGGAAACGAGAACACCACTCATTGGCTACGTTGACAGGAGCTACGCCAAAGACCTTGCAAGAACTCTCGGATTCGACGTCTACGATACCTTCCTTCTCTCCGAAATGAAACCGATGACGTATACCGCGCCTCTCCTATCGCCACGCAGAGACGTCGGAGACATATGTTATGCTTACATGCGCATTACACCATCTTTACCAGTGAGAATCGAGTACCCTGCCTGGATGAAAGATGAAGGATTGCACCACGAGGTTATAAGGGTCGTTGCAGCCGAGTGCATGCTTGGCAGCACGAGAGGTTACCCGTACATCCTCGAGAGGGCGCACGCACGTGCAGTTATAAGCAACGAGGAAAGGATGTACTTCATGAAGGTTATAGGAAGCAGAGGTGTGTCGTTCAAATGGATGAGCAAGGTGAGAAAGGTGGGATAA
- the pyrE gene encoding orotate phosphoribosyltransferase yields the protein MNGELKKEIAEKLKETGAVRFGDFVLSSGKRSSIYIDIKHACTHPDILAMIAKGMKELADSEALDFQRIACVELGGVPIAVALSLETGKPYAIFRKQKKDYGVKDDLVGVIEKGDKILVVEDVTTTGSSALSAVERVRARGGEVEAVLVVVDREEGAAEAFREKGVRLIPLLSLGDLR from the coding sequence GTGAATGGGGAGTTAAAAAAGGAGATTGCTGAGAAACTAAAGGAGACTGGAGCGGTAAGGTTTGGGGACTTCGTTCTATCGTCAGGAAAGAGAAGCAGCATTTACATCGACATTAAGCACGCGTGCACACATCCAGATATCCTTGCAATGATTGCAAAAGGAATGAAGGAACTGGCAGACTCAGAAGCTCTCGACTTTCAGAGAATTGCATGCGTTGAACTCGGGGGTGTTCCCATTGCAGTAGCTCTATCTCTCGAAACTGGAAAGCCCTATGCAATATTCAGGAAGCAGAAGAAGGACTACGGTGTCAAAGACGACCTCGTTGGTGTAATTGAGAAAGGAGACAAGATTCTCGTCGTGGAAGATGTGACCACTACTGGCTCTTCAGCTCTCTCAGCGGTCGAAAGGGTGAGGGCGAGGGGTGGTGAAGTCGAAGCGGTCTTGGTGGTTGTTGACAGAGAGGAGGGAGCAGCGGAAGCATTCAGAGAAAAAGGAGTAAGGCTAATCCCCTTGCTAAGCCTCGGTGATCTCCGCTGA
- a CDS encoding ribbon-helix-helix protein, CopG family, with product MKNPVRVTIAFDDESHEIFNRLREKSRQSQSEIIRKALKFYYTHQDLEYYDSEKIKIYVEMLAEGEHVILDIDHWIAFLRLVETHPEKDKFWELHREVAKSHAEQFRGKSVDYILERLEACNFFRINRTAENEFTLILGNEITKNFIKVFLEEVFAGVGINAEIKEDLTKLRVKVL from the coding sequence ATGAAAAATCCAGTTAGGGTTACGATAGCTTTCGATGATGAAAGCCATGAGATATTCAACAGGCTCAGAGAAAAATCCAGACAATCACAGAGTGAAATTATAAGAAAAGCTCTCAAGTTTTACTATACTCATCAGGATCTGGAATATTACGACAGTGAAAAGATCAAAATTTACGTTGAAATGCTTGCTGAAGGTGAACACGTAATTCTCGATATAGACCACTGGATAGCTTTTTTGAGACTCGTGGAAACTCATCCAGAAAAGGACAAGTTCTGGGAGTTACACAGGGAGGTGGCGAAGAGTCATGCGGAGCAGTTCAGGGGGAAGTCTGTTGATTATATTCTCGAAAGACTTGAAGCCTGTAACTTCTTCAGGATAAATAGGACAGCTGAAAACGAGTTCACGCTAATTCTCGGTAATGAAATTACGAAGAATTTTATAAAGGTATTTCTTGAAGAAGTCTTCGCTGGGGTAGGGATTAACGCCGAAATTAAAGAAGATTTGACGAAGCTGAGGGTTAAGGTGCTTTAA
- a CDS encoding cation:proton antiporter regulatory subunit — protein sequence MVRSIDLSGVGSKYELETEKGDRIAIVYLLSGETQLYLLEKGCDKPCVVELTPYEARRLGSILTGAIFETEKESVEIEFSGGLSDLKITVHTYVVGKNLAGKSIKDLAIRTKTGVTIIAISRKGKNIINPPPTMKLEEGDVIVVIGEHDQIKTFEREILGV from the coding sequence ATGGTTAGATCGATAGATCTCTCAGGCGTGGGGTCAAAATACGAGCTTGAAACGGAAAAGGGCGATAGAATTGCAATTGTTTATCTACTATCGGGAGAAACCCAGCTCTATCTTCTCGAAAAAGGTTGCGATAAACCATGTGTTGTAGAACTAACACCGTACGAGGCAAGAAGGCTTGGAAGCATCCTTACCGGAGCAATATTCGAGACAGAAAAAGAATCTGTCGAGATTGAGTTTTCGGGAGGACTCTCAGACCTCAAAATAACTGTGCATACGTACGTGGTGGGTAAAAATCTCGCTGGAAAATCGATAAAAGACCTTGCAATAAGAACAAAAACGGGCGTAACCATAATTGCAATCTCAAGAAAGGGTAAAAACATAATAAATCCTCCTCCCACCATGAAACTCGAAGAAGGAGACGTTATAGTTGTTATAGGAGAGCACGACCAGATAAAAACGTTCGAGAGGGAAATTCTGGGTGTTTAA
- the tes gene encoding tetraether lipid synthase Tes: MEIKLPYKTLSLCPECLKVLNAEVYEDSGKVMIRKTCPDHGEFTEVYWGDVELFKKAARFAHDGLGIQTPLTDTKDGCPFSCGLCPLHKSHTALLNIVLTNRCDLACWYCFFYAKRAGYVYEPSVEQIARMVRTARNMKPVGCNAVQLTGGEPTLRDDLIDIIKAIKAEGIDHIQLNTNGIRLAREPDLALKIREAGVNTVYLSFDGVDEKTNPKNFPEVPTILKNCRRAELGIVFVPTVINTVNDHQLGDIIRFAADNIDVVRGVNIQPVSLVGSMPKKERARYRITIPDVIKRIEEQTGGEISRDDFYPVPSVTPISHFVEALTSIPQYELTSHFACGMATYVFKMNGRLVPITRFVDVEGFFEYLNEKADELRTSRIKTIRALKGILDVRKFVDHVKAPKGFDISRILFDILVKHDYTSLGEFHVKALFIGMMHFQDLYNYDIERVKRCVIHYGVPDGRIIPFCAFNVLPEVYRDKIHAEHGIPVEEWERRTGRKLKDDIYRVVRRPKEQE; encoded by the coding sequence GTGGAAATCAAGCTGCCTTATAAGACACTTTCACTGTGTCCGGAATGTCTTAAGGTTCTCAACGCTGAAGTTTACGAGGACAGTGGGAAAGTGATGATTAGAAAGACTTGCCCCGATCATGGTGAGTTCACGGAGGTTTACTGGGGTGACGTTGAGCTTTTCAAAAAAGCTGCCCGCTTTGCCCACGATGGGCTGGGAATCCAGACACCCCTTACAGATACTAAAGATGGCTGCCCCTTTTCCTGCGGGCTGTGCCCACTACATAAAAGTCACACTGCTTTGCTCAACATAGTTCTCACGAATCGTTGCGATTTAGCCTGCTGGTACTGCTTCTTCTATGCAAAACGCGCTGGATACGTTTACGAGCCGAGTGTAGAGCAGATTGCCCGGATGGTAAGAACTGCAAGGAACATGAAGCCCGTCGGATGCAACGCCGTCCAGCTTACTGGCGGAGAACCGACGCTCAGGGATGACCTGATTGACATAATTAAAGCGATAAAGGCAGAAGGAATCGATCACATCCAGCTCAACACCAACGGTATCAGGCTCGCAAGAGAGCCGGATCTTGCCCTGAAGATCAGAGAAGCAGGAGTCAACACTGTCTATCTCTCCTTTGACGGTGTTGACGAGAAGACAAACCCGAAGAACTTTCCAGAAGTACCGACGATCCTCAAGAACTGTAGAAGGGCTGAACTTGGAATTGTTTTTGTTCCTACTGTAATAAACACGGTAAACGACCATCAGCTTGGGGATATAATCCGTTTCGCAGCCGATAATATCGACGTTGTTAGAGGAGTCAACATTCAGCCAGTCAGCCTTGTAGGGAGTATGCCGAAGAAGGAAAGGGCAAGGTACAGAATAACGATTCCGGATGTTATAAAGAGGATCGAGGAGCAGACAGGTGGGGAAATCTCGAGAGATGACTTTTATCCCGTTCCCAGCGTTACCCCAATATCCCACTTTGTCGAGGCTCTAACAAGCATCCCACAGTACGAGCTCACATCCCACTTTGCATGCGGAATGGCCACCTATGTTTTCAAGATGAACGGCAGGCTTGTTCCCATAACGAGGTTCGTTGATGTGGAGGGCTTCTTCGAGTACCTCAACGAGAAAGCTGACGAACTCAGGACGAGCAGGATAAAGACAATAAGGGCTTTAAAGGGAATACTCGACGTGAGAAAGTTCGTTGATCATGTAAAGGCTCCAAAGGGCTTTGACATTAGCAGAATCCTCTTTGACATCCTCGTCAAGCACGATTACACGAGTCTTGGCGAATTCCATGTGAAAGCTCTCTTCATAGGTATGATGCACTTTCAGGATCTGTATAACTACGACATAGAGCGCGTTAAGCGCTGCGTTATCCATTACGGTGTTCCAGATGGCAGGATAATCCCGTTCTGCGCATTCAACGTGCTTCCAGAGGTATACAGGGACAAAATCCATGCGGAACACGGAATCCCTGTGGAGGAATGGGAACGAAGAACTGGCAGAAAGCTCAAAGACGATATATACAGAGTTGTTCGCAGACCGAAGGAACAAGAGTGA
- a CDS encoding type II toxin-antitoxin system RelE family toxin encodes MGWKIKITPEFEKSFKELTKKDKILAERLAKAIKKLSDYPYFGKPLSYEYSGCWSLHVGKYRIVYEIDENSKEVWLLAVGHREKIY; translated from the coding sequence ATGGGCTGGAAAATCAAAATTACTCCAGAATTTGAAAAATCCTTCAAAGAGCTAACTAAAAAAGATAAAATCTTGGCTGAAAGACTTGCCAAGGCCATTAAAAAACTTTCAGACTATCCCTACTTTGGCAAACCTCTTTCCTACGAATATTCCGGCTGTTGGTCTTTGCATGTGGGTAAGTATCGCATCGTCTATGAAATTGACGAGAATAGTAAAGAAGTCTGGCTGCTTGCGGTTGGGCACAGAGAGAAAATTTACTAA
- a CDS encoding P-II family nitrogen regulator, with the protein MKKVEAIIRPERLEHVKKALEEKGFVAMTVSEVKGRGEQKGITLQFRGRTMEVDLLPKVKVEIVVEDKAVDAVISTIVDAARTGKYGDGKIFVVPVEKAVRVRTGEVEE; encoded by the coding sequence ATGAAGAAGGTGGAAGCTATAATAAGGCCGGAAAGGCTTGAGCACGTGAAGAAGGCACTGGAAGAGAAGGGATTCGTTGCGATGACAGTTAGCGAAGTGAAGGGCAGGGGTGAGCAGAAGGGTATTACGTTGCAGTTCAGGGGAAGAACGATGGAAGTGGACTTGCTGCCAAAGGTGAAGGTTGAGATTGTCGTTGAGGATAAGGCAGTGGATGCAGTGATCAGTACGATCGTTGATGCTGCGAGGACAGGGAAGTACGGGGATGGGAAGATATTCGTCGTTCCTGTTGAGAAGGCTGTGAGGGTCAGGACTGGGGAGGTTGAGGAGTAG
- a CDS encoding integrase, which produces MRGLYKERAAEAFNEAVLDYDKYKEEFKEWLFKEVSKETAEQYLRDLEQTIAGKKINDPHELYNIYKDYPQRHHRKAIRTFMRFLIKSGIRKKSELMDFQAVIDIPGTQPRPPEEAFTTDEKIIEALNSPKVKKDERRQILIRLLAYTGLRLREALELLRTFDKNKLEFHGNYARYPTYELKSKAGTKRTYYAYMPADFARQLKRIDIKETTVKGAKLADRIILPEQLRKWHTNFLKRKIKEKKLQLGVTAETLINFIQGRVGKAVIDRYYLDLVEDADELYTKIADEFPF; this is translated from the coding sequence TTGAGGGGCCTGTATAAAGAAAGGGCTGCCGAGGCTTTTAATGAAGCTGTTTTAGATTACGATAAATATAAAGAAGAGTTTAAGGAATGGCTGTTTAAGGAAGTCAGTAAGGAGACAGCAGAGCAGTACCTCCGTGACCTGGAGCAGACAATAGCCGGCAAGAAGATCAACGATCCTCATGAGCTGTACAACATCTATAAGGACTATCCGCAGAGGCACCACCGCAAGGCGATAAGGACGTTTATGAGGTTCCTGATAAAGTCAGGCATCCGAAAGAAGAGTGAGTTAATGGACTTCCAGGCCGTAATAGACATACCAGGAACGCAGCCAAGGCCGCCGGAAGAGGCGTTTACGACAGATGAGAAGATCATAGAGGCCCTCAATTCTCCGAAGGTTAAGAAGGATGAGAGGCGGCAGATCCTGATAAGGCTGCTTGCATATACAGGCCTGCGACTCCGTGAGGCCCTTGAACTCCTAAGAACCTTCGATAAGAATAAGCTGGAGTTCCACGGAAACTATGCGAGATATCCGACGTATGAGCTGAAGAGCAAGGCAGGAACAAAGAGGACGTACTACGCATATATGCCGGCAGATTTCGCCAGGCAGCTCAAGAGGATAGACATCAAGGAGACTACCGTTAAAGGCGCGAAGCTCGCGGACAGGATTATCCTGCCGGAGCAGCTCAGAAAATGGCATACCAATTTCCTGAAGAGAAAGATCAAAGAGAAGAAGCTCCAGCTCGGCGTGACGGCCGAGACTCTGATCAACTTTATACAGGGCCGAGTGGGTAAGGCAGTTATAGACAGGTATTACCTGGATCTCGTCGAGGATGCAGACGAGCTTTATACGAAAATAGCCGACGAATTCCCGTTCTAA
- a CDS encoding cation:proton antiporter, translated as MNIPVALLICALLALAVRRFSLPPIPAYIVAGLALGKAGLGIFEPDEVTKSLSELGIVFLLFYVGLELNPRKIAEKGSEIAVSGLVDFAVNFSFGFLVALLFGFSFVESFVIASAIYISSSAIVIQSLIENRKLIFSEAETIIWLMVFEDILLILLILAISADVSELILFFAKVILLACAVFVPARLLHRHLASIFHRNDEVPILLAFSLASLAAYAASTLEIPEALAAIFLGIALSGIREVEVLIQPFKEVFLVIFFFFFGVSVELGYIDSILITSLILIAILGKLLGGLIIGRIVHKSTRSGVEIGTSIVARGEFSIFLASLYGLSHISSIITLLVVATSIIGSVSAKYGYILKRYI; from the coding sequence ATGAATATCCCAGTAGCGCTGCTGATATGCGCTCTACTCGCATTAGCAGTCAGGAGGTTTTCTCTGCCACCTATTCCTGCGTACATAGTCGCTGGTTTAGCGCTGGGAAAGGCTGGTCTCGGGATTTTTGAGCCAGATGAGGTAACTAAAAGCCTGAGTGAACTCGGTATAGTATTCCTGCTATTCTACGTTGGCCTGGAGCTCAATCCCAGAAAAATAGCTGAAAAAGGTTCAGAAATTGCTGTCAGTGGTCTGGTCGATTTTGCCGTGAACTTCTCGTTCGGTTTTCTCGTTGCCTTACTATTTGGCTTCAGCTTCGTTGAATCCTTCGTTATAGCTTCAGCCATTTACATAAGCAGTTCAGCAATAGTTATACAGTCTCTAATCGAGAACAGGAAGCTGATTTTCTCCGAAGCTGAAACAATCATATGGTTAATGGTCTTCGAGGACATACTGCTCATACTGCTCATTCTCGCCATTTCGGCTGACGTTTCGGAGTTGATCTTGTTCTTCGCCAAAGTAATTCTCCTTGCCTGTGCTGTTTTTGTACCGGCAAGGTTGCTGCACAGACACCTTGCCAGCATCTTTCACAGAAACGATGAAGTACCTATTCTGCTCGCTTTTTCGCTTGCGTCTCTGGCAGCGTATGCAGCCAGCACTTTAGAGATCCCTGAGGCCCTTGCAGCCATATTCCTGGGAATAGCACTCTCTGGAATCAGGGAAGTTGAAGTTTTAATCCAGCCCTTCAAAGAAGTATTTCTTGTGATATTCTTCTTCTTTTTTGGCGTTTCTGTAGAACTGGGATACATAGACTCTATTCTGATCACCTCTCTGATTCTTATTGCCATTTTGGGCAAACTTCTTGGTGGTCTGATCATTGGCAGAATTGTCCACAAATCCACGAGATCTGGAGTGGAAATCGGAACGAGCATAGTTGCCAGGGGAGAATTTTCTATTTTTCTTGCTTCTCTGTATGGATTGAGCCACATTTCCTCCATAATAACTCTTTTAGTCGTAGCAACATCCATTATCGGCTCAGTATCAGCAAAGTATGGTTATATTCTTAAAAGATACATATAG
- a CDS encoding CDP-2,3-bis-(O-geranylgeranyl)-sn-glycerol synthase translates to MLILIAKTIWLLLPAYTPNNFAVVFGGGTPIDLGKNFVDGKRILGNGKTIRGFVAGVSGGLLVAHIQLFIEKFVGVELFSSLEYSTFLLLAFSLSFGSLCGDAFGSFIKRRFGVERGASFPILDQLGFLVFALLLASRVEGFEKLYTSEVIIAGLILTPLLHLVTNIIAYKLGLKEVPW, encoded by the coding sequence ATGCTCATATTGATTGCCAAAACTATCTGGCTCCTCCTCCCTGCATACACTCCCAACAACTTCGCGGTCGTGTTTGGAGGCGGGACACCCATAGATTTAGGCAAAAACTTCGTAGACGGCAAAAGAATTCTCGGAAACGGGAAAACCATCAGGGGTTTTGTTGCTGGGGTTTCCGGCGGTTTACTTGTTGCCCATATCCAGCTTTTCATTGAGAAATTCGTCGGTGTGGAGTTATTCTCATCCCTTGAATACAGCACCTTTCTGCTTCTCGCCTTTTCGCTTTCCTTCGGCTCGCTGTGTGGGGACGCTTTCGGGAGCTTTATAAAGAGGAGGTTTGGAGTCGAAAGGGGAGCAAGCTTCCCCATTCTCGACCAGCTCGGATTCCTCGTCTTTGCATTACTGCTTGCGAGCAGAGTTGAAGGATTCGAAAAGCTTTACACGTCGGAAGTAATAATAGCTGGGCTGATACTCACACCTCTGCTGCACCTCGTAACTAACATCATTGCCTACAAACTCGGCCTGAAGGAGGTTCCGTGGTGA